Proteins found in one Armatimonadota bacterium genomic segment:
- a CDS encoding Gfo/Idh/MocA family oxidoreductase — translation MEPVRVGVVGLGIRGLWIARMANEGAETELVAVADMNPQMLDIARQMFPNVARYGSGETMAREADIEAVLVGTGDRFHAGNAMEALRSGKHVLVEKPLAQSFSDLDEIARLQRETGLVVGTYLELRHSTLWKRVKAIIDSGEIGVIHAVSLVDLVGRDKSQFFGRKRGRSQDMMLSLVLQKGVHCLDLMNWFVGSSPRRVGAVGRLAHFGGDKPADKRCRDCEIKETCPHFHEHTYPLNPPGITLDHGDDHCVWSSACDLEDVSLLTIQYDNGVVASYNEVHFAPNYGTHFAIYGSKAQLDTEANHDTGECWVQVRERHTQNERRERPSKDTGHGGSDPVLLADFARAVREGREPVSGLQAGYESAQIGIATRLSIDSGQFVELPRFDAV, via the coding sequence ATGGAGCCGGTACGCGTTGGCGTTGTCGGTCTGGGCATTCGCGGCTTATGGATCGCCCGCATGGCGAACGAGGGTGCCGAGACCGAACTGGTCGCGGTTGCGGACATGAACCCGCAGATGCTGGACATCGCCCGACAGATGTTCCCCAACGTCGCCCGGTATGGGAGCGGCGAGACCATGGCTCGCGAGGCCGATATCGAGGCAGTGTTGGTGGGCACCGGCGACCGCTTCCACGCGGGCAATGCCATGGAAGCCCTCCGCTCCGGCAAGCATGTACTTGTGGAGAAGCCTCTCGCCCAGAGCTTCTCCGACCTGGATGAGATCGCGCGCCTGCAGCGCGAAACAGGCCTGGTGGTGGGCACCTACCTGGAACTGCGCCACAGCACCCTGTGGAAGCGGGTCAAGGCGATCATCGATTCCGGAGAGATAGGGGTCATCCATGCGGTGTCTCTCGTGGACCTGGTGGGTCGGGACAAGAGCCAGTTTTTCGGGCGCAAGCGGGGCAGGTCACAGGATATGATGCTGAGCCTGGTCCTGCAGAAAGGCGTTCATTGCCTGGACCTGATGAACTGGTTCGTGGGCTCTTCGCCGCGACGCGTGGGGGCCGTCGGGCGACTGGCCCATTTCGGCGGCGACAAGCCCGCGGACAAACGCTGCCGAGACTGCGAAATCAAAGAGACCTGCCCGCATTTCCACGAGCACACGTATCCGCTGAACCCTCCGGGTATCACGCTGGACCATGGTGATGATCACTGCGTCTGGTCTTCCGCCTGCGACCTGGAGGACGTCAGCCTTCTGACGATCCAGTATGACAACGGCGTAGTGGCCTCGTACAATGAGGTGCACTTCGCACCCAACTACGGCACCCACTTCGCCATCTATGGCTCCAAAGCGCAACTGGACACCGAAGCCAACCACGACACGGGCGAGTGCTGGGTGCAGGTGCGCGAACGCCACACACAGAACGAGCGGCGGGAGCGCCCATCCAAAGACACGGGGCACGGTGGCTCTGACCCCGTGCTCCTGGCTGATTTCGCGCGTGCAGTGCGAGAAGGTCGCGAGCCGGTGTCAGGTCTGCAGGCAGGGTACGAGAGCGCTCAGATCGGTATCGCCACCCGGCTGTCCATCGACAGCGGCCAGTTCGTCGAGCTACCGAGATTCGACGCCGTTTGA
- a CDS encoding sugar phosphate isomerase/epimerase translates to MKLGANSVLFGGHSMETAFKYIAMAGYDGIELSAIDGMSEHLVLSRWQEIAPEVKRLSAEYGLELLAMEQPSRDPAIMETAFQAAAEIGIPIVNCGPGGKTDDEESLQETIDSLGTLADRAGTYGLTLCVKAHVGACIYNTPTTLRAMEAISSPHFGIDMDPSHIYRSGENPVEAIAAVISRVKHVHIRDCKGRQQGPGPAELQANGRGDIDLVGYIRVLHENGYNGPLNLEVIGAKDYPADWCAVIAAEARGHMQACLQACGAR, encoded by the coding sequence ATGAAGCTTGGCGCCAATTCAGTCTTGTTCGGCGGCCATTCCATGGAGACGGCCTTCAAGTACATCGCAATGGCCGGCTACGATGGCATCGAATTGTCAGCGATCGACGGTATGAGTGAGCACCTGGTTCTGAGCCGCTGGCAGGAGATCGCGCCGGAGGTGAAGCGGCTGTCCGCCGAGTATGGTCTTGAGCTCTTGGCCATGGAGCAGCCATCCCGCGATCCGGCGATCATGGAGACCGCTTTCCAGGCCGCAGCAGAGATCGGCATCCCCATCGTCAATTGCGGTCCCGGCGGGAAGACCGATGATGAGGAGAGCTTGCAGGAGACCATCGATTCCCTGGGGACCCTCGCGGACCGCGCCGGCACCTACGGACTCACTCTCTGCGTCAAAGCCCACGTGGGTGCCTGCATCTACAACACTCCCACCACTCTGCGCGCGATGGAGGCGATTTCCTCGCCGCATTTCGGCATCGACATGGACCCATCCCACATCTACCGGTCGGGCGAAAACCCGGTGGAAGCCATCGCGGCAGTGATCTCCCGGGTCAAGCATGTGCACATCCGCGACTGCAAGGGCCGCCAGCAGGGCCCCGGACCGGCGGAACTGCAGGCCAACGGTCGTGGCGACATCGATCTGGTGGGATATATCCGCGTGCTGCATGAGAACGGCTACAACGGGCCGCTGAATCTGGAGGTCATCGGCGCGAAGGATTACCCGGCGGACTGGTGCGCAGTAATCGCCGCGGAGGCCCGCGGGCACATGCAGGCATGTCTCCAGGCCTGCGGCGCGAGGTAA
- a CDS encoding site-specific DNA-methyltransferase, with product MPSETLRLAAHELQVSSEYRHDATVTLYHGDCLALLGQIPDGAASLIVTSPPYNLGKEYERKNSVDAYIEMQSRTIAEAVRICAEDGSICWQVGNYVENGEIAPLDILLYPTFVQHGLKLRNRVVWHFEHGLHCTKRFSGRYEVILWFTKSDAYYFDLDAVRVPQKYQSKKHFKGPKAGALSCNPKGKNPGDLWIIPNVKANHREKTAHPCQYPIALVERLVLSLTRPGDLVVDPYLGAGTSAVAAVMRGRRAAGADTVAEYLEIARQRIAEAIAGTVPYRPLDMPVYNPSLPNGGHDR from the coding sequence ATGCCGTCTGAGACGCTGCGACTGGCAGCGCACGAACTGCAGGTCTCATCGGAGTACCGTCACGACGCTACGGTGACGCTATACCATGGTGACTGCCTGGCGCTACTTGGACAGATACCCGATGGGGCGGCTTCCCTCATTGTCACGTCCCCGCCTTACAACCTTGGCAAGGAGTACGAACGGAAAAACTCAGTCGACGCGTACATTGAGATGCAGTCTCGGACTATCGCGGAAGCGGTCCGCATCTGCGCGGAAGACGGGAGCATCTGCTGGCAAGTTGGCAACTACGTTGAGAACGGCGAGATCGCGCCACTCGACATTCTGCTGTACCCAACGTTTGTGCAGCATGGGCTGAAGCTGCGGAACCGCGTGGTCTGGCATTTCGAGCACGGTCTTCATTGCACGAAGCGCTTCTCGGGCAGGTACGAGGTCATCCTTTGGTTCACGAAGTCAGACGCCTACTACTTCGATTTGGATGCCGTGCGCGTTCCCCAGAAATACCAGTCGAAGAAGCACTTCAAGGGCCCGAAAGCCGGGGCCCTCTCCTGCAACCCCAAAGGTAAGAACCCTGGCGATCTCTGGATCATCCCTAACGTCAAGGCGAACCATCGCGAGAAGACCGCACACCCGTGCCAGTATCCGATTGCGCTTGTTGAGCGTCTGGTTCTGAGCCTGACAAGGCCGGGTGATCTCGTGGTGGACCCCTATCTCGGTGCTGGTACGTCCGCAGTTGCCGCCGTAATGCGTGGGCGGAGAGCAGCTGGCGCCGATACAGTCGCGGAGTACTTGGAGATTGCGCGGCAGCGAATAGCGGAGGCGATTGCGGGCACAGTCCCGTACCGCCCACTCGACATGCCGGTGTACAACCCGTCTCTGCCCAACGGGGGGCACGACCGATGA
- a CDS encoding acetylxylan esterase codes for MPLIDMPLDKLVQYEGRNPRPADFDQYWDDALAEMRAVDANVSLEPAPFQVPGAECFDLWFTGVRGARIHAKYLRPKSADKPHPAACMFHGYTGSSGDWFDKLSYVAMGFSIAALDCRGQGGKSEDTGGVKGNTHRGHIIRGLDDEKPHNLLFRHIYLDTAQLAGIVMGFDEVDAERVCAIGGSQGGGLTLACAALEPRIRKAAPVFPFLCDYLRVWEMDLAQGAYEELRTYLRMFDPTHERKDEIFTRLGYIDVQFLAPRIRAEVLMGVGLMDTICPPSTQYAAFNKITSPKRAIIYPDFGHEGLPGFYDKAFEFMSNW; via the coding sequence ATGCCACTGATTGACATGCCGCTGGACAAGCTGGTGCAGTATGAAGGACGCAATCCGCGCCCGGCCGATTTCGACCAGTACTGGGATGACGCCCTTGCCGAGATGCGCGCCGTGGATGCCAACGTGTCTCTCGAGCCCGCACCCTTCCAGGTGCCCGGAGCGGAGTGCTTTGACCTGTGGTTCACCGGCGTGCGTGGAGCGCGCATACATGCCAAGTATCTGCGCCCGAAGAGCGCGGACAAGCCCCATCCGGCCGCCTGCATGTTCCATGGATACACCGGAAGCTCGGGGGACTGGTTCGACAAGCTGAGCTATGTCGCAATGGGCTTCAGCATCGCCGCGCTGGACTGCCGCGGACAGGGCGGCAAGTCCGAAGACACCGGCGGTGTCAAAGGCAATACCCACCGCGGCCACATCATTCGCGGCCTGGACGATGAGAAACCGCACAATCTCCTGTTCCGCCATATCTACCTGGACACCGCGCAGCTCGCGGGCATCGTCATGGGTTTCGACGAGGTGGATGCGGAGCGCGTCTGCGCCATCGGCGGCTCCCAGGGCGGCGGTCTGACCCTCGCCTGCGCTGCGCTTGAGCCCCGCATCCGCAAAGCCGCGCCAGTTTTCCCCTTCTTGTGCGACTACCTGCGGGTCTGGGAGATGGACCTCGCGCAGGGCGCATACGAGGAACTGCGAACATACTTGCGGATGTTCGACCCAACTCACGAGCGCAAGGACGAGATATTCACGCGCCTGGGATACATCGATGTTCAGTTCCTGGCGCCGAGGATCAGAGCCGAAGTGCTGATGGGCGTTGGGCTCATGGACACCATCTGCCCGCCATCGACCCAGTACGCGGCCTTCAACAAGATCACCTCGCCGAAGCGGGCTATCATCTACCCGGACTTCGGCCATGAGGGTCTGCCGGGCTTCTATGACAAGGCCTTCGAATTCATGAGCAATTGGTAG
- a CDS encoding sulfatase, giving the protein MSCCCRKPNILLIGIDSLRADHMSCYNYPRLTTPYMDRFAEGGTLWENYFSPHIPTTSGYGSMLTGMDCFSTQVVALRHKGPMRSEVRTLAEICKEAGYNTTSVGFEGNPASRGFDKYIGFSGWGSWNEGRSPKAENLNKVAIPELKRLAAQDEPFLLFLRHMDPHAPYLPPEPYERMFYHGDECDPANKSMEPVMSFKPFCDFFASWMPPGITDKDYVIAQYDGAVAYMDAAIQTIFTAVETLGILDNTIVVITSDHGETLYDHECWFDHHGIYDTVLHVPLVIRYPCKVPAGQRLSGFAQHKDLTPTILDLADIEVPDYSFDGESLLPMARGEVPSHDPEFYITECTWMRKHGWRTPEWKLIVALEPDFHFKPPVELYNLVTDPDENCNLADQLPDVVEHLKGRMEAWIAKREKETGMPNPMHHQGDWHGHEGVGAFKTSQQAYDTLHIGDPGQAARLQAESRK; this is encoded by the coding sequence ATGTCATGCTGCTGCCGAAAGCCCAATATCCTGCTGATCGGCATTGATTCGCTGCGCGCCGATCACATGAGTTGCTACAACTACCCGCGCCTGACCACCCCCTACATGGACCGCTTCGCTGAGGGTGGCACGCTGTGGGAGAACTACTTCAGCCCGCATATCCCCACCACCAGCGGCTACGGCTCCATGCTCACCGGCATGGACTGTTTCAGCACCCAGGTGGTGGCCCTGCGCCATAAAGGGCCGATGCGTTCGGAAGTCCGCACCCTCGCGGAGATCTGCAAGGAGGCAGGTTACAACACCACCTCCGTGGGGTTCGAAGGAAATCCGGCCTCGCGCGGATTCGATAAATACATCGGCTTCTCCGGCTGGGGAAGCTGGAACGAGGGACGCAGCCCGAAGGCCGAAAACCTGAACAAGGTGGCCATCCCCGAACTCAAGCGCCTCGCCGCGCAGGACGAGCCTTTCCTGCTGTTCCTGCGCCACATGGACCCTCATGCCCCGTACCTGCCGCCCGAGCCGTATGAGCGCATGTTCTACCATGGCGACGAGTGCGATCCGGCCAACAAGTCCATGGAACCGGTGATGAGCTTCAAACCCTTCTGCGACTTCTTCGCAAGCTGGATGCCCCCCGGCATCACGGACAAGGACTACGTCATCGCCCAGTATGACGGCGCGGTGGCCTACATGGATGCGGCGATCCAGACGATCTTCACCGCGGTGGAGACCCTGGGCATCCTGGACAACACCATCGTGGTCATCACATCCGACCACGGCGAGACGCTTTATGACCACGAGTGCTGGTTCGACCACCACGGTATCTATGACACGGTACTGCACGTGCCGTTGGTGATACGTTACCCGTGCAAGGTCCCGGCCGGACAGCGATTGAGCGGCTTCGCCCAGCACAAGGACCTCACCCCGACCATATTGGACCTGGCCGACATTGAGGTCCCGGATTACAGCTTCGACGGCGAGAGTCTCCTGCCCATGGCCCGGGGGGAGGTACCTTCGCACGACCCGGAGTTCTATATTACCGAATGCACCTGGATGCGCAAGCACGGCTGGCGCACGCCGGAATGGAAGCTCATAGTGGCTCTCGAGCCGGACTTCCACTTCAAACCGCCGGTCGAGCTGTACAATCTGGTCACTGACCCGGACGAGAATTGCAATCTCGCTGACCAGTTGCCCGACGTGGTTGAGCATCTGAAGGGCCGGATGGAAGCGTGGATCGCCAAACGGGAGAAGGAGACGGGCATGCCCAACCCCATGCACCACCAGGGCGACTGGCATGGACATGAGGGCGTGGGGGCCTTCAAGACCTCGCAGCAGGCCTACGACACCTTGCACATTGGCGACCCAGGGCAGGCCGCGCGATTGCAGGCCGAGTCGAGGAAGTAG
- a CDS encoding helix-turn-helix domain-containing protein, which translates to MGQGKAPGGKIDLHALSTRLSGMVAPPATAPLILAEPAALSTSRSADVRRHPKPLDQAAPLDTSGRSYLHAGYRRAEALEVLRFPVLGCLLEGEADYRIADHIISLRAGSFFVVPPGVPQPDGTRPHWERAQPQRLPNETLWLVPLPSGAFVGSCRVEEGEHRVGWPRVFLPDDRLLALTDMLIDALRRSSEYCDALPHALLRALVLSVCADLRTSLPTLAPPLDESARDVAPVVRRVLDYVDSHLHEHLSLARLASAAHLSIPHLQRLFKAQMGVSVMQHVNARRMEQARQLLACTDLPVSEVARLVGFAYPAHFTRSFRQATDMAPGTFRNTHRNDPNW; encoded by the coding sequence ATGGGACAGGGGAAAGCACCCGGCGGCAAGATCGACCTCCACGCACTGAGCACCCGGCTATCCGGTATGGTTGCGCCACCAGCGACGGCGCCGCTCATCCTCGCTGAACCCGCCGCCCTGTCCACAAGCCGCAGCGCAGACGTTCGCAGGCACCCGAAACCGTTGGACCAGGCAGCGCCCCTTGACACATCAGGCCGGAGCTACCTGCACGCCGGCTACCGCAGGGCCGAAGCTCTCGAGGTCCTGCGATTTCCCGTACTGGGATGCTTGCTGGAGGGGGAAGCGGACTACCGGATAGCCGACCACATCATCAGTCTCAGAGCGGGGAGCTTTTTCGTCGTGCCGCCGGGGGTGCCTCAGCCCGACGGTACCCGGCCCCACTGGGAGCGTGCCCAGCCCCAGAGGCTTCCAAACGAGACTTTGTGGCTCGTACCCCTGCCTTCTGGGGCTTTCGTGGGGAGCTGTCGGGTTGAGGAAGGCGAACACCGGGTGGGGTGGCCACGGGTGTTCCTCCCCGATGACCGGCTCCTTGCCCTGACCGACATGCTCATCGATGCCCTGCGTCGCTCCTCCGAGTACTGCGACGCTCTGCCCCACGCGCTACTGCGAGCGCTGGTTCTTTCAGTCTGTGCAGACCTTCGCACGAGCCTGCCCACCCTTGCACCGCCGCTGGATGAATCTGCCCGAGACGTGGCGCCAGTGGTTCGTCGCGTACTGGACTATGTCGACAGCCACCTGCACGAGCATCTGAGTCTGGCGCGCCTCGCCTCGGCTGCTCATCTGTCGATCCCCCACCTTCAGCGCCTCTTCAAAGCCCAGATGGGTGTAAGTGTCATGCAGCACGTGAACGCCCGGCGCATGGAACAGGCCCGGCAACTCCTGGCATGCACCGATCTGCCCGTCTCCGAGGTCGCCAGGCTTGTCGGCTTTGCATATCCGGCCCATTTTACACGGTCCTTCCGCCAAGCTACGGACATGGCTCCCGGCACTTTCCGCAACACGCACCGAAATGATCCGAATTGGTAA
- a CDS encoding SUMF1/EgtB/PvdO family nonheme iron enzyme, with the protein MPSRREWIWTTSVGLLACAVTPALAQGRRDEPIESEMIVIPAGPFIMGTSEEEAERLASEAGFHSSWLSGEVPRRLVDLPAFAIDRCPVTNREYHRFCSETGYPPRMHWPGGKPPEEILDHPVTFVNLMDAQAYADWAGKRLPSEAEWEKAARGPNGLLYPWGNEFDPGACRWNVAPGERGPKTAPVTAHPSGASPYGVLDMVGNVGEWCADSPGPGSAIIKGGAWCMTRPVNLRPAARNMSGFANNAGDFYGFRCARGVG; encoded by the coding sequence ATGCCCAGCCGCAGGGAATGGATCTGGACCACCTCGGTAGGACTGCTCGCTTGCGCGGTCACTCCGGCGCTGGCGCAGGGCAGGAGGGATGAGCCGATAGAAAGTGAGATGATCGTCATCCCCGCAGGGCCCTTCATCATGGGCACCTCCGAGGAGGAGGCGGAGCGTCTCGCAAGCGAGGCCGGCTTCCACTCAAGCTGGCTCAGCGGCGAAGTCCCTCGGCGGCTCGTGGACCTGCCTGCGTTCGCCATCGACAGGTGCCCGGTTACGAATCGCGAGTACCACCGATTCTGCAGCGAGACGGGCTATCCCCCGCGTATGCACTGGCCCGGCGGAAAGCCACCCGAGGAGATACTGGACCATCCGGTGACCTTCGTGAATCTCATGGATGCCCAGGCTTACGCGGACTGGGCCGGCAAGCGCCTGCCTTCCGAAGCTGAGTGGGAGAAGGCTGCCCGTGGTCCCAACGGACTGCTGTACCCCTGGGGCAACGAGTTCGACCCGGGCGCCTGCCGCTGGAATGTGGCCCCCGGCGAGCGGGGCCCGAAGACCGCGCCGGTCACCGCGCATCCATCGGGCGCGAGCCCGTACGGCGTGCTTGACATGGTGGGCAATGTGGGCGAATGGTGCGCTGACAGCCCCGGCCCTGGATCGGCCATCATCAAGGGCGGCGCGTGGTGCATGACCCGGCCGGTGAACCTGCGCCCGGCGGCCCGGAACATGAGCGGGTTCGCCAATAACGCCGGCGACTTCTACGGTTTCCGCTGCGCGCGGGGGGTGGGCTGA
- a CDS encoding ferric reductase-like transmembrane domain-containing protein has translation MFPRMDIPKTTLLLTIAATSVAPVFFVSLDEPIATLNAWKLTAKIGSLFGTMLLFWQFLLGYRQAIARWVTPDYIWTIGLHKAIGTAAPALVLLHPVFIALYYRDKHDQWLFGGALPPRLAAYVTLGIVAFAVLCGIVAASTLIRKRIGRDRWYFTHLSSYLLLPAVFVHGYAIGETLNSTPLGNVWFIVLAAAGLFYVLRLLAELGIFSSVYEVTRVAHAATDVVDIAMKPVRRPLRPLPGQFAFFRHGAFRPVRPFTISKYREETGEIHITVKALGVTTRRLQDTRPGERFLIDGPYGVFGREALRSHRPVVMLAGGIGVTPFRRMIDELERLPEREAYLFYGNQYEEDIALREEVEAADHVELVHVLSGLEEHESLRVGFITVGLLKEHLARELAEYEFLLCGPPIMVEKLETDLRANGVPRSQIHHELFGY, from the coding sequence ATGTTTCCACGAATGGATATCCCGAAGACTACACTGCTTCTCACCATCGCCGCCACAAGCGTCGCGCCGGTGTTCTTCGTTTCACTGGATGAGCCCATCGCGACGCTCAATGCATGGAAACTGACCGCCAAGATCGGCTCCCTTTTCGGAACAATGCTGCTTTTCTGGCAGTTCCTTCTCGGCTACCGCCAGGCCATTGCGCGCTGGGTTACACCCGATTACATCTGGACCATTGGCCTGCACAAGGCAATCGGCACGGCCGCGCCGGCGCTGGTGCTCCTGCACCCTGTCTTCATCGCCCTGTACTACCGGGACAAGCACGACCAGTGGCTGTTCGGAGGCGCTCTTCCTCCGCGCCTGGCGGCCTATGTGACCCTTGGCATCGTCGCCTTCGCCGTACTGTGCGGGATCGTCGCCGCGAGTACTCTTATCCGCAAGCGCATCGGCAGGGACCGGTGGTACTTCACGCACCTGTCCAGCTATCTCCTCCTCCCTGCTGTCTTCGTTCACGGTTACGCAATCGGGGAGACGCTCAACAGCACCCCACTTGGAAATGTCTGGTTCATCGTGCTGGCCGCGGCAGGTCTCTTCTACGTACTCAGACTCCTGGCAGAGCTCGGGATATTCAGTTCGGTCTACGAAGTGACCCGGGTTGCACACGCCGCCACGGACGTAGTCGACATCGCGATGAAACCAGTCCGGCGCCCGCTGCGCCCGTTACCCGGGCAGTTTGCATTCTTCCGCCACGGAGCATTCCGGCCAGTGCGCCCGTTCACCATCTCCAAGTACCGAGAAGAGACCGGTGAGATCCACATCACCGTGAAAGCGCTGGGCGTGACCACTCGCAGGCTTCAGGACACCCGACCCGGAGAGCGCTTCTTGATTGACGGCCCCTACGGGGTTTTCGGGCGCGAGGCGTTGCGGTCCCACAGGCCGGTGGTGATGCTGGCCGGAGGCATCGGGGTCACCCCGTTCCGGCGCATGATTGACGAACTGGAGCGGCTACCGGAACGCGAAGCCTATCTCTTCTACGGGAACCAGTATGAGGAGGACATTGCCCTGCGCGAGGAGGTCGAGGCCGCCGACCATGTCGAGCTTGTTCATGTGCTGAGCGGTCTTGAGGAGCATGAGAGCCTGCGGGTAGGGTTCATCACCGTGGGCCTTCTGAAGGAGCACCTCGCCCGGGAGCTTGCGGAGTATGAGTTCCTGCTCTGCGGCCCGCCGATAATGGTAGAGAAGCTCGAGACGGACCTTCGCGCGAACGGCGTGCCGCGCAGCCAGATCCACCATGAGCTGTTCGGCTACTGA
- a CDS encoding amidohydrolase family protein — translation MLPLFIDIHCHAYRKPPPIYSFSTPEQVLEVFDRFEIEKGALLPIVSPEIYLPQANEDILEMVEQYPDRFFAFCNIDPRAIANSPHSPLDELLQYYKDRGCRGLGEVMPNLPMMDPLVQNLFACAEKVGLPVTYDGSDQLTGDFGLYDDPGLPQLEHTLQRYPNLIIFGHGPVFWTEIARMETPGERGYIFRREGGQVGRLPKGPIKEEGVVPKLMRLYPNLYGDLSDFTPYNALSRDPDYGPQFVTEFQDRLLFGTDLCFPTMPIPMTELLINWRDTGKITEEVFNKVARENAIRVFNL, via the coding sequence TTGCTCCCCCTGTTCATCGACATCCATTGCCACGCGTATCGCAAGCCGCCTCCCATATACTCCTTCTCTACGCCCGAACAGGTTCTGGAGGTTTTCGACCGATTCGAAATCGAGAAGGGCGCTCTGCTACCCATTGTCAGCCCCGAAATATACCTGCCCCAGGCAAACGAAGACATCCTGGAGATGGTGGAGCAGTACCCGGACCGGTTCTTCGCCTTCTGCAACATCGACCCGCGGGCGATTGCCAACTCGCCGCATTCGCCGCTGGACGAGCTTCTTCAATACTACAAGGACAGGGGCTGCCGTGGTCTGGGCGAGGTTATGCCCAACCTGCCGATGATGGACCCCCTTGTCCAGAATCTTTTCGCCTGTGCGGAGAAGGTGGGCCTGCCCGTCACCTACGACGGTTCCGACCAGCTCACCGGGGACTTCGGTCTGTACGATGACCCGGGCCTGCCCCAGCTTGAGCACACTCTGCAGCGCTATCCGAATCTCATTATCTTCGGTCACGGCCCGGTATTCTGGACAGAGATCGCGCGCATGGAGACCCCCGGAGAACGGGGCTACATCTTCCGGCGCGAGGGCGGACAGGTTGGCCGCCTGCCCAAGGGACCCATCAAGGAAGAGGGCGTGGTCCCCAAGCTCATGCGCCTGTACCCCAACCTGTACGGCGACCTGTCCGACTTCACGCCCTACAACGCTCTTTCGCGCGATCCGGATTACGGCCCGCAGTTTGTGACCGAGTTCCAGGATCGCCTGCTGTTCGGCACTGACCTGTGCTTCCCGACCATGCCGATCCCCATGACGGAACTGCTCATAAACTGGCGCGATACCGGCAAGATCACGGAAGAGGTCTTCAACAAGGTGGCCCGGGAGAACGCGATCCGAGTGTTCAATCTCTAG